The following are encoded in a window of Amphibacillus xylanus NBRC 15112 genomic DNA:
- the mnmE gene encoding tRNA uridine-5-carboxymethylaminomethyl(34) synthesis GTPase MnmE translates to MEFDTIAAISTPLGEGAIGIVRLSGKDAINIVNQIFSGSDLNEVNSHTIHYGKMIDPHTNNMIEEVMVSVMKAPKTFTREDVVEINCHGGIASVNRLLELVLELGARLAEPGEFTKRAFLNGRIDLSQAEAVMDLIRAKTDRAMDVALKQLDGKLSKLIQRLRQDLIETVAHVEVNIDYPEYDDVEEMTKSVLLEKTTDVYQEIERLLTMAKQGKILREGISTAIIGRPNVGKSSLLNTLVQENKAIVTDIPGTTRDVIEEYVNVRGVPLRLIDTAGIRETDDLVEKIGVERSRQALKEADLVLLVLNNNEPLTDQDRQLFELTNDLELIVLINKTDLEERLDKNEVEKLAGDHPVVSTSLIEEQGIDDLEEAIAKLFFEGQLESTDVSYVSNARHIQLLKQALTALEEAQNAIDMDMPLDLIQIDVTRAWRILGEIVGDTVHDSLIDQLFSQFCLGK, encoded by the coding sequence ATGGAGTTTGATACGATTGCGGCAATATCTACACCATTAGGTGAGGGTGCGATAGGTATTGTTCGATTAAGTGGTAAGGATGCTATAAATATTGTCAATCAAATTTTTTCCGGATCAGATTTAAATGAGGTTAACTCACATACGATTCATTACGGAAAAATGATTGACCCACATACAAATAATATGATTGAAGAAGTAATGGTTAGTGTGATGAAAGCACCGAAAACATTTACACGAGAAGATGTCGTAGAAATTAATTGTCATGGTGGTATAGCTTCAGTAAATCGATTGTTAGAGTTAGTTTTAGAGCTTGGAGCACGTTTAGCTGAGCCTGGTGAATTTACCAAACGAGCATTCTTAAATGGAAGAATTGACTTGTCTCAAGCAGAGGCTGTGATGGACTTAATCCGTGCTAAAACTGATAGAGCAATGGATGTAGCATTAAAACAATTGGATGGTAAATTGTCGAAGTTAATTCAACGGTTACGTCAAGATTTAATCGAAACAGTAGCTCATGTTGAAGTAAATATAGATTATCCAGAGTATGATGATGTTGAAGAAATGACTAAATCGGTATTATTGGAAAAAACAACAGATGTTTATCAAGAAATTGAAAGACTTTTAACGATGGCTAAACAAGGGAAGATCCTTAGAGAAGGAATTTCTACTGCAATCATTGGTCGTCCCAACGTAGGAAAGTCTTCGTTATTAAATACACTTGTTCAAGAGAATAAGGCGATTGTTACAGATATCCCAGGAACAACTAGGGATGTTATCGAGGAATATGTAAATGTTCGTGGTGTTCCATTGCGTTTAATTGATACTGCTGGAATAAGAGAAACTGATGATCTAGTTGAAAAAATTGGTGTTGAGCGATCTAGACAGGCTTTAAAAGAAGCTGATTTAGTCTTGCTTGTATTAAATAATAATGAGCCACTAACAGATCAAGATCGTCAACTGTTTGAACTAACAAATGACCTTGAATTAATTGTACTCATTAATAAAACCGATTTGGAAGAACGATTAGATAAGAATGAAGTTGAAAAATTAGCAGGGGATCATCCAGTTGTTTCAACATCGTTAATTGAAGAACAAGGTATTGATGATTTAGAAGAGGCAATTGCGAAGCTGTTTTTTGAAGGGCAATTAGAAAGTACTGATGTATCTTACGTATCAAATGCCCGACATATCCAATTATTAAAACAAGCTTTAACTGCACTTGAAGAAGCTCAGAATGCTATCGACATGGATATGCCGTTAGATTTAATTCAAATTGATGTCACACGTGCATGGAGAATTCTAGGGGAAATTGTAGGGGATACAGTTCATGATAGTTTAATTGATCAACTGTTTTCTCAATTTTGCTTAGGTAAATAA
- the jag gene encoding RNA-binding cell elongation regulator Jag/EloR translates to MKQVTASGQTVDDAVQSALEQLNARKDQVKVEIIDEGKKGMFGIFGAKRAIVKVSIKQDPIDLAKKYLEDITRSFADDINVDVVNKDEQVTFNLSGEKIAMVIGKRGQTLNAIQHLVQVMLNRQSSDFYRVIVDAEGYRARREETLQQLATRLADKAIKIRRNVTLEPMPSYERKIIHSILQDNPKVETHSDGTDPNRFVVIKPVNK, encoded by the coding sequence GTGAAACAGGTAACTGCTTCTGGACAAACTGTAGATGATGCGGTTCAATCAGCATTAGAGCAACTTAATGCGAGAAAAGATCAGGTTAAAGTTGAGATTATTGATGAAGGTAAAAAAGGTATGTTTGGTATTTTTGGTGCCAAACGTGCAATTGTTAAAGTATCAATCAAGCAAGATCCAATAGATTTAGCGAAAAAATATCTTGAAGATATTACACGTTCTTTTGCAGACGACATTAATGTTGACGTCGTTAATAAAGATGAGCAAGTTACGTTTAACTTATCAGGTGAGAAAATTGCTATGGTAATTGGTAAACGTGGTCAAACATTAAATGCTATTCAGCATCTTGTTCAAGTGATGTTAAATCGTCAATCATCAGATTTTTATCGTGTTATTGTAGATGCGGAGGGCTACCGTGCAAGACGTGAGGAAACACTCCAGCAATTAGCAACTCGACTTGCGGATAAAGCAATAAAAATTCGTCGCAATGTCACGCTTGAGCCGATGCCATCTTATGAACGAAAAATCATTCATAGCATTTTACAAGATAATCCAAAGGTAGAGACACATTCTGATGGTACTGATCCTAATCGTTTTGTAGTTATTAAACCTGTCAATAAATAA